From the genome of Minwuia thermotolerans:
TGCGCCCGGCCTCAGCGCCTTCGGCGCCGAACTAAACATCGCCCGGTGGGCGGAAGGCGAGAGCGGCATATTCGGGGTCTCGGGCGTCGCCGAGAGCCGCCTGGCGGCATTCCGCGCCTGCATCGCCGAAGCCATAGAATTCGTCAGCCAGTACCTGGACGGGGATGCGGCAGTACACTTGCGGATTTCCAGCCCTGAGCCCGCCGTGATTTCGTTGACGCAAGGCTATGCTGACTGGTCGGTCGATGGCCCTGTCGCGACGGTGCCGTCGCCGGATGGCGGAGGAGCGACACGGCGCTTTCCTGCGACCCTCTGCTATCGGAATGCCAACCTTCCGGGCCCTGCGCCGCTCCAGAATCTCGGGATCGGTTGCGGATCAGGCGCCACGTCGGCGGCGGCGCTGCATCACGCGCTGTTCGAGTGGATCGAACGGGATGCGATGGCCTTGTGGTGGCTTGGCGCCCGGCAAGGTCGGCCCGTGGCGCTGGAAACCCTGGCGCAGACGGAGATGGCCGGCATCGCCACCCGCGCCCGGCAGGGGCAGCAGACCCGGCGGACATGGTTCCTGGATATCTCGACCGACATCGGTGTGCCGGTCATGGCGGCGCTTTCCACGGATGGTCACGGAAACGGTTTCGCCTACGGCTTCGGCGCCGGAGCAAACACAGCGGCCGCGATGAAGGCGGCCTTTCTCGAACTCTGCCAGATCGAACTGGCCGATCGGATCGTCGCCGCAAAGCGGCACGAAAGCGGCGACGATAAACTCAACGATACCGACCGCATGCACCTCCGGCGACATAGCGAAATTGACGCCTCCTGGGAGATTCTGCACCCAGGCGGGGCGCCACGGGACCATGTCGCGCAGGCCGATCCGGAAGCTGCCCTCGCGGCGGCCGGTCTGGATGTTCTGACCATCGACCTGACGCGCGCCGACATCGGGGTACCTGTCTGGCGAACGTTTGTACCCGGTCTGCAACCCATGCCGTCGGCCACCGAGCTGCCGCGCCTCCGCGAGGCGCAGAAAGCAGCCCACGGCCGTGTTCACAACCACCGGGCCATTCGCATAGTCTGACCCGAGGGGACTGTGAGGGGGAGGCGTCGACGTGCCCGATGGAGACGACGGCAGCGGACCAACGATGAATGGGGCGATGAAGCTGCGAGCCGAACTGCTCGGGCCGCCGCGATTCCTCGTGGGAGATCGAGTCCTCGACATCCGCCTTCGAAAGAGCAAGGCGCTGCTGGCTTTCCTCTGCCTCAATGCTGGCGAGCGCCAGAGCCGTTCGCGCCTGCGGACCCTGCTCTGGGAGGACGATGACGAGAACCGAGGAGCCGTGTCCCTTCGCCAGACCCTTTTCAACATCCGCAAGACGCTTGCGGACGCCGGTTTCGACGGTCTCGAGGTCACCAATGAGCATCTGCTACTACCGCGGGCTCAAGTGGTCACCGATGTCGAGCTACTGAC
Proteins encoded in this window:
- a CDS encoding YcaO-like family protein produces the protein MSPEQAKLLAGSIDFLDSGSAGPDILRFLAWLGITEPEVLEDAEDFRKLLRFAQGLHRFFELPLPDAPGLSAFGAELNIARWAEGESGIFGVSGVAESRLAAFRACIAEAIEFVSQYLDGDAAVHLRISSPEPAVISLTQGYADWSVDGPVATVPSPDGGGATRRFPATLCYRNANLPGPAPLQNLGIGCGSGATSAAALHHALFEWIERDAMALWWLGARQGRPVALETLAQTEMAGIATRARQGQQTRRTWFLDISTDIGVPVMAALSTDGHGNGFAYGFGAGANTAAAMKAAFLELCQIELADRIVAAKRHESGDDKLNDTDRMHLRRHSEIDASWEILHPGGAPRDHVAQADPEAALAAAGLDVLTIDLTRADIGVPVWRTFVPGLQPMPSATELPRLREAQKAAHGRVHNHRAIRIV